The Coraliomargarita parva genome contains a region encoding:
- a CDS encoding ATP-dependent zinc protease family protein: protein MSTPSLKHRAGSALQTIGWKEVIHLPEWGVRSLLAKADTGARGSALDVSSMRRVPGNKVEFTIVLDRKNRGAGPTVVADIVRSSRIRSSNGVVQERFVVRTSVQIGTRKHPVEFSLVNRQRMICRALLGRHALAGRYLVDSSDKYVHGPRRKPRAT from the coding sequence GTGAGTACGCCCTCCCTGAAACACCGCGCCGGCTCCGCCTTGCAAACGATCGGTTGGAAAGAAGTCATCCATCTGCCTGAATGGGGGGTGCGCTCGCTTCTGGCCAAAGCTGATACCGGTGCGCGCGGCTCGGCGCTGGACGTTAGCTCGATGCGGCGGGTGCCCGGCAACAAGGTGGAGTTTACCATCGTGCTCGACCGTAAGAATCGTGGCGCCGGTCCGACCGTGGTGGCCGATATCGTCCGCAGCTCCCGTATCCGTTCCAGCAACGGGGTGGTGCAGGAGCGCTTTGTGGTGCGGACCTCCGTGCAGATCGGCACACGCAAGCACCCGGTCGAGTTCAGCCTGGTGAACCGCCAGCGCATGATCTGCCGGGCCTTGCTCGGCCGCCACGCCCTGGCCGGCCGCTACCTGGTCGACTCCAGTGACAAATATGTGCATGGGCCCCGGCGAAAGCCCCGCGCGACCTGA
- the rimK gene encoding 30S ribosomal protein S6--L-glutamate ligase, whose product MSLESLKIGILSRNPRCYSTRRLREAALANGHQVKVLDTLKFGIFVEPKSPHLTFRGKNLSEYDAIIPRIGTSVTFYGTAVVRQFEQMGVFCLNSSAAIGISRDKLRSMQVLSRHDIGIAQTAFVSRKEDVLPAIEQVGGAPVIIKLIEGTQGVGVILADSNKIAEAIVETLQSTKQNVLIQKFVAESRGRDIRAFVVGDRVVAAMRRRAQGQEFRSNVHRGGTTEAVRLDEAYERTAVRAAQIMGLRVAGVDMLEGKDGPVIMEVNSSPGLEGIEAACEMDIAGEIIRYLAEHIRFGDLDLRQRLSFARGYAVSEFTVTANSKLDGIPLTQSGLKERGIIVMSINRNGQHFPAPTGDDELHHGDKLLCYGPKTTLQDYLPLLTQRKRRKLAAKKRVG is encoded by the coding sequence ATGTCTTTGGAATCACTCAAGATCGGCATCCTCTCACGGAATCCCCGTTGCTACAGCACCCGGCGGCTGCGCGAGGCGGCGCTGGCCAACGGCCACCAGGTCAAGGTCCTGGATACGCTTAAGTTCGGCATCTTCGTCGAGCCGAAGTCACCCCACCTGACTTTCCGGGGCAAGAACCTGAGCGAGTACGACGCGATCATTCCCCGCATCGGCACCTCCGTGACCTTCTACGGCACCGCCGTGGTCCGCCAGTTCGAGCAGATGGGGGTCTTTTGTCTCAATTCCTCCGCCGCGATCGGTATTTCCCGCGACAAGCTCCGCTCCATGCAGGTCCTGAGCCGCCACGACATCGGCATCGCCCAGACCGCATTTGTCTCGCGCAAGGAAGATGTTCTGCCCGCGATCGAGCAGGTCGGCGGGGCGCCCGTCATCATCAAGCTGATCGAGGGCACCCAGGGCGTGGGGGTGATCCTGGCCGATTCCAACAAGATCGCGGAGGCCATTGTCGAGACCCTCCAGAGCACCAAGCAGAACGTTTTGATCCAGAAGTTTGTGGCCGAGAGCCGGGGGCGTGATATCCGCGCCTTCGTGGTGGGGGACCGGGTGGTGGCCGCCATGCGGCGTCGGGCCCAGGGGCAGGAATTTCGGAGTAATGTTCACCGCGGGGGCACGACCGAGGCTGTCCGACTGGACGAAGCCTACGAGCGTACCGCGGTCCGCGCAGCCCAGATCATGGGCTTGCGGGTCGCCGGCGTCGACATGCTGGAGGGCAAGGATGGCCCGGTGATCATGGAGGTGAACTCCTCACCCGGACTGGAAGGCATCGAAGCGGCCTGCGAAATGGATATCGCCGGTGAGATTATCCGCTACCTGGCCGAACATATCCGCTTCGGGGACCTCGACCTGCGGCAACGCCTCTCCTTTGCCCGTGGCTATGCCGTCAGTGAATTCACCGTGACCGCCAATTCCAAGCTGGATGGCATTCCCCTGACCCAGTCGGGCCTGAAGGAGCGCGGTATTATCGTCATGAGCATCAACCGCAACGGGCAGCACTTTCCCGCACCCACCGGCGACGACGAGCTGCACCACGGAGACAAGCTGCTCTGCTATGGGCCGAAGACCACGCTACAGGACTACCTGCCGCTCCTGACCCAGCGCAAGCGCCGCAAACTGGCGGCCAAGAAACGGGTGGGGTAA
- a CDS encoding type II toxin-antitoxin system RelE family toxin produces the protein MADYKIEIKRSAAKELEKIQKRDRDRIIEKIQALAEEPRPPQSKKLSGEEKYRIRQGDYRVLYQIYDEVITVVVIRIAHRKEVYNK, from the coding sequence ATGGCAGACTATAAGATCGAGATCAAGAGGTCGGCCGCAAAGGAACTAGAAAAGATCCAAAAAAGGGACAGAGACAGGATCATTGAAAAGATCCAGGCCTTGGCCGAAGAACCAAGACCTCCTCAGTCCAAGAAACTCTCCGGAGAAGAAAAGTACAGAATCCGACAAGGGGACTATCGAGTCCTCTACCAAATCTACGATGAAGTGATCACTGTTGTGGTGATAAGGATAGCGCACCGGAAAGAAGTATATAATAAATAG
- a CDS encoding ribbon-helix-helix domain-containing protein, producing MKRATVYFEDDLHKALKLKAAEASSSVSNLVNQAIREALSEDLDDLQAFRDRENEPTMNFETFLKSLKSDGRL from the coding sequence ATGAAACGCGCAACTGTCTACTTCGAAGATGACCTGCACAAGGCATTGAAACTGAAAGCCGCCGAAGCTTCCTCTTCGGTATCCAATCTTGTCAATCAAGCGATACGAGAGGCTTTATCCGAAGATCTTGATGATCTCCAAGCGTTTAGGGATCGAGAAAACGAGCCAACCATGAATTTCGAGACTTTCCTGAAGAGCTTGAAGAGCGATGGCAGACTATAA
- a CDS encoding transposase → MAEALEADWNQVHLLPAQIEDWISSDHEARYIRSFVEELDMVSLGFAQYYGGGRGRPPYATRLLLRAWLYGYLRKVRSTRKLERACQEEMGFIWLCGTLKPDQNSLWRFWRAHRKQIKEVFLQTLKMAVSLDMIGFVTQAVDGTKIQAVCSSHRLQF, encoded by the coding sequence ATGGCCGAAGCGCTCGAAGCAGATTGGAATCAGGTTCACTTACTCCCCGCCCAGATCGAGGATTGGATCAGCAGCGATCACGAGGCGCGATATATCCGTAGCTTCGTTGAGGAGCTGGATATGGTCTCATTGGGCTTTGCACAATACTACGGTGGCGGTCGGGGCAGGCCTCCCTACGCGACGCGATTATTACTGCGGGCATGGCTCTACGGTTATTTGCGAAAAGTGCGTTCGACCCGCAAACTGGAGCGGGCCTGTCAGGAAGAGATGGGGTTCATTTGGTTGTGCGGGACGCTCAAGCCCGACCAGAACTCCTTGTGGCGTTTCTGGCGTGCACACCGCAAGCAGATCAAGGAAGTGTTTTTACAGACGCTTAAAATGGCCGTGTCTTTGGATATGATCGGTTTTGTCACCCAGGCTGTAGACGGGACAAAGATCCAGGCGGTGTGCAGTTCACACCGGTTACAGTTCTGA
- a CDS encoding 3-deoxy-7-phosphoheptulonate synthase: MPQHDDIRIAGMRPLLPPAILIEEIPLSEEALAVIERGRAESEAILRGDDDRLMVVVGPCSIHDPKAAIEYAHTLLPLMERYKEDLQIIMRVYFEKPRTVVGWKGLINDPGINGSFEINTGLRIGRQLLADICELGLPTGAEFLDTIIPQFIADAIAWSAIGARTTESQVHRELASGLSMPVGFKNGTSGNVQIAIDAVRSARQGHWFPSVTKQGVTAIFQTTGNPSAHVILRGGNRTGPNYEAKEIEPILEQLRKVNLPPYLVVDCSHGNSNKDYRRQSEVARVLAEQIADGQTGIAGVMLESHLVEGRQDYDPNKENVYGQSITDACIDMNATDKILEDLASAVRERRK; encoded by the coding sequence ATGCCCCAACACGATGATATCCGTATCGCCGGGATGCGCCCGCTGCTGCCGCCCGCCATCCTGATCGAAGAAATCCCGCTATCCGAGGAAGCGCTGGCCGTCATCGAGCGCGGCCGCGCCGAGAGCGAGGCCATCCTGCGTGGCGACGACGACCGACTCATGGTCGTGGTCGGCCCCTGCTCGATCCACGACCCAAAGGCCGCCATCGAATATGCCCATACCCTGCTCCCCCTCATGGAGCGCTACAAGGAGGACCTCCAGATCATCATGCGGGTCTACTTCGAAAAGCCGCGCACCGTGGTCGGCTGGAAGGGCCTGATCAACGACCCCGGCATTAATGGCAGCTTCGAAATCAACACCGGCCTGCGCATCGGCCGGCAGTTGCTCGCCGACATCTGCGAGCTCGGCCTGCCCACCGGTGCCGAATTTCTCGATACCATCATCCCGCAGTTCATCGCCGACGCCATCGCCTGGTCCGCCATCGGGGCACGCACCACCGAAAGCCAGGTCCACCGGGAACTCGCTTCCGGACTCTCCATGCCCGTTGGTTTCAAGAACGGCACCAGCGGCAACGTCCAGATCGCGATCGACGCCGTCCGCTCCGCCCGTCAGGGACACTGGTTCCCCTCCGTCACCAAACAGGGCGTGACCGCGATTTTCCAAACCACCGGCAACCCCTCCGCACACGTCATCCTGCGCGGCGGCAACCGAACCGGGCCCAACTACGAGGCCAAGGAAATCGAGCCGATCCTCGAACAGCTGCGCAAAGTCAATTTGCCCCCCTATCTCGTGGTCGACTGCAGCCATGGCAACAGCAACAAGGACTACCGGCGCCAAAGCGAAGTCGCTCGGGTCCTCGCCGAGCAGATTGCCGACGGCCAGACCGGCATTGCCGGCGTCATGCTCGAAAGCCACCTCGTCGAGGGACGCCAGGACTACGACCCCAACAAGGAAAATGTCTACGGCCAAAGTATCACCGATGCCTGCATCGACATGAACGCCACCGATAAAATCCTCGAAGACCTCGCCTCCGCCGTGCGCGAGCGCCGCAAGTAG
- a CDS encoding fructosamine kinase family protein — MANELEQAICAAISEATGETFKCSSSRHAGGGCINDARILSDGTRRYFVKLNTAANYPMFEAEAEGLKAILASRSICAPRPVTLGSAQGRAFIAMEALELTGSASGDWSAMGTQLAAMHRQTADRFGWHRDNTIGSTPQSNRRHDTWSAFFREERLRPQLELAHRNGFHFDRAQALLEAVDALLTGHTPPPSLLHGDLWSGNAGFTRDGSPVIFDPATYYGDRETDLAFTEFFGGFPPEFYRAYRQAWPLDPGYEIRKELYNLYHVLNHANLFGSSYAGQAGQMIRFLLG; from the coding sequence ATGGCAAACGAACTGGAGCAGGCCATCTGCGCCGCCATCTCCGAGGCCACCGGCGAAACCTTCAAGTGCTCCAGCAGCCGGCACGCCGGCGGCGGATGCATCAACGACGCCCGGATCCTGAGCGACGGCACCCGCCGCTATTTCGTCAAGCTCAACACCGCGGCCAACTACCCCATGTTCGAAGCGGAAGCTGAAGGCCTCAAAGCCATCCTTGCCAGTCGGAGCATTTGCGCGCCCCGACCGGTCACATTGGGCAGCGCCCAAGGCCGCGCCTTTATCGCCATGGAAGCGCTTGAGCTCACGGGCAGCGCCTCGGGCGACTGGTCCGCGATGGGCACACAACTCGCCGCCATGCACCGCCAGACGGCGGATCGCTTCGGCTGGCACCGCGACAACACCATCGGCAGCACCCCGCAGTCCAACCGACGGCACGACACCTGGTCCGCCTTCTTCCGCGAAGAACGGCTGCGCCCCCAACTGGAGCTGGCGCACCGCAACGGCTTCCACTTCGACCGCGCCCAGGCCCTGCTGGAGGCGGTCGACGCCCTCCTCACCGGACACACACCGCCCCCTTCACTACTCCATGGCGACCTCTGGTCCGGCAACGCCGGATTTACCCGCGACGGCAGCCCCGTCATCTTCGACCCTGCCACATATTACGGAGACCGTGAAACCGACCTCGCCTTTACCGAGTTTTTTGGTGGCTTTCCGCCGGAATTTTACCGTGCTTATAGACAAGCCTGGCCGCTCGACCCCGGCTACGAGATTCGTAAAGAGCTTTATAACCTCTATCATGTCCTCAATCACGCGAACTTGTTCGGCTCCAGCTACGCCGGCCAGGCCGGCCAAATGATCCGCTTCCTGCTCGGATAA
- a CDS encoding low molecular weight protein-tyrosine-phosphatase: MTRILFLCMGNICRSPAAHCVFQHLVNEAGLTDRFEIESAGTIGFHVGEPPDGRMQAVMRQRSIPIIGRSRLLQAEDLDYYDLILAMDKDNLRDAQGLVVDEARKAKVRLFCEYCRNSRRQEVPDPYYGGARGFEDVLDLIEDGCAGLLDALK; this comes from the coding sequence ATGACCCGCATCCTTTTTCTCTGCATGGGCAATATCTGCCGCTCCCCGGCCGCCCATTGCGTCTTCCAGCATCTGGTCAACGAAGCCGGCCTGACCGACCGCTTTGAAATCGAATCGGCCGGCACCATCGGCTTTCACGTCGGCGAACCGCCGGATGGACGCATGCAGGCGGTCATGCGCCAACGGTCCATACCGATCATCGGCCGCTCCCGCCTGCTGCAAGCCGAGGACCTCGACTACTACGACTTGATCCTGGCCATGGATAAGGACAACCTCAGGGATGCCCAAGGTCTGGTGGTGGATGAGGCCCGCAAAGCGAAGGTCCGGCTCTTTTGCGAGTACTGCAGGAACAGCCGGAGGCAGGAAGTCCCGGACCCCTACTATGGGGGCGCACGCGGCTTCGAAGATGTGCTGGACCTGATCGAAGACGGTTGCGCCGGACTCTTGGATGCCTTGAAGTAA
- the dusB gene encoding tRNA dihydrouridine synthase DusB yields MLDWFKDGKFPLYLAPMARFTDIMFREFCKEQGADVMVTEFVQADAIIRDDPRLWETVDFTEEQRPMGIQIFGSNPVTMGQAARLLVDRLKPDFIDINFGCPADRVICMDAGSSMLRNPDKLGQVTAAVVKAVPETPVTVKIRTGWDDDTIVALQVGKIVENEGAQALAIHGRTKVQGYSGEANWPIIAEVAEALVIPVIGNGNIRSAEDVIRIRETTTCAGLMIGRAALGYPWIFRDIKHYLKHGTIPPPPGIEERWETIINYTRGIMARPFRQQRHSGDLGWMRPKFIALTKGMEGSRRIRGDLTKVNQIEDLERIARAHIAKYGEGLAR; encoded by the coding sequence ATGCTCGATTGGTTTAAAGACGGCAAGTTCCCGCTCTACCTGGCGCCGATGGCCCGGTTTACCGACATTATGTTCCGGGAATTCTGCAAGGAGCAGGGCGCGGACGTCATGGTCACCGAATTCGTCCAGGCCGATGCGATCATCCGTGACGACCCGCGACTATGGGAAACCGTCGATTTCACCGAAGAGCAACGACCGATGGGCATCCAGATATTCGGCTCAAACCCCGTCACCATGGGACAGGCGGCCCGACTCCTGGTCGACCGCCTCAAGCCCGACTTCATCGACATCAATTTCGGCTGCCCCGCCGACCGCGTCATTTGCATGGACGCCGGCTCCTCCATGCTGCGCAACCCCGACAAACTGGGACAAGTGACTGCCGCCGTGGTCAAGGCCGTCCCCGAGACACCGGTAACGGTAAAAATCCGCACCGGCTGGGACGACGATACCATTGTGGCCCTGCAGGTCGGTAAAATTGTCGAGAACGAAGGCGCACAGGCCCTGGCCATCCACGGCCGGACCAAGGTCCAGGGCTACAGCGGGGAGGCGAACTGGCCAATTATCGCCGAAGTGGCCGAAGCGCTCGTCATCCCGGTCATCGGCAACGGTAACATCCGCTCCGCCGAAGACGTCATCCGTATCCGCGAAACCACCACATGTGCCGGGCTCATGATCGGCCGCGCGGCCCTGGGCTACCCCTGGATTTTCCGCGATATCAAGCACTATCTGAAACACGGCACCATCCCGCCCCCGCCCGGCATCGAAGAACGCTGGGAAACCATTATCAACTACACCCGCGGCATCATGGCACGCCCCTTCCGCCAACAGCGCCACAGCGGCGACCTGGGCTGGATGCGGCCCAAGTTCATCGCCCTGACCAAAGGCATGGAAGGCTCGCGACGCATCCGGGGCGATTTGACCAAGGTCAATCAGATCGAAGACTTGGAACGCATCGCCCGAGCGCACATCGCGAAGTACGGAGAAGGCCTTGCCCGCTAA
- a CDS encoding response regulator transcription factor — translation MSRPTRALIVDDEPHLRMYLKLILKQIGFTDFLEAENGQVGVDLYKEQTPDLVLMDVNMPVMEGLEALELIMQHDEEAVVVMTTSVASRQAVEQSVELGASHYIRKDTPKEQIIELLDKLIREIWEED, via the coding sequence ATGAGTCGCCCGACCCGCGCCCTGATTGTTGATGACGAGCCGCATTTGCGGATGTATTTAAAGCTTATTTTGAAGCAGATTGGCTTCACTGATTTTCTCGAAGCCGAGAACGGGCAAGTCGGGGTCGACCTCTACAAGGAACAGACTCCCGACCTCGTGCTGATGGATGTGAACATGCCTGTCATGGAGGGACTCGAGGCGCTTGAGCTCATTATGCAGCATGACGAGGAAGCGGTCGTTGTGATGACCACATCGGTGGCTTCTCGGCAGGCCGTGGAGCAGAGCGTGGAACTAGGTGCGTCCCATTACATCCGCAAGGATACACCGAAGGAACAGATCATCGAGTTGCTGGATAAACTTATCCGGGAGATCTGGGAGGAAGACTAG
- a CDS encoding GspE/PulE family protein, which yields MSLTIREELEKQHIILSNQVYDLALQSAEEGTLDLIEYLIDEELVAKDVACKIWSTRIGFAYVDPLSTIISDSAVASIPLEIARKGNVMPLYEIEGALTVAMPDPNNKPLVDRLAAITNKQISPVFCLNAEVHHAIELHYGSEKSVHELIDQLESSQGTILAQLKPEELAGMSESQSIINLCNSLLYLAIKERASDIHIEPRQDYTNIRFRIDGRLQDIFKIASALYAPLKSRIKILCNLNIAEVRFPQDGRFSLPLGTEQVNFRVSCIPTINGEKLVLRILALTGKKDFKTLDQMFISPAVLEPFKRVIKSPNGMIFVTGPTGSGKSTTLYAALHELNTPENNICTIEDPVETRMEGIIQSQVNASIDLKFSTLLRSLLRQDPDIILVGEIRDLETAKIATEAALTGHLVFSTLHTNNAIQAVVRLIEIGIEPYMVAPSILAVMSQRLAARICETCKKAYTPDPEVLANYFYDADQVESPVFYHGRGCPHCRETGYHGRIAFHELVLITEALRTLIAQGAGDQKLAAEAARVGYRPLRYDGLKKVLLGFTTIEELEAHASFDWVTPVE from the coding sequence ATGAGCCTGACGATTCGAGAAGAACTGGAAAAACAGCATATCATTCTCTCCAATCAGGTTTATGATTTGGCCCTGCAGTCGGCGGAGGAGGGCACTTTGGACCTGATCGAATACCTGATCGACGAGGAATTGGTGGCCAAGGACGTGGCCTGCAAGATATGGAGCACACGTATCGGGTTTGCCTATGTGGATCCGCTCTCGACCATCATCAGCGATTCGGCGGTTGCCAGTATCCCGCTTGAGATCGCACGCAAGGGGAATGTGATGCCGCTCTACGAGATCGAGGGGGCGCTCACTGTAGCGATGCCGGATCCGAATAACAAGCCTCTGGTGGATCGACTCGCTGCGATAACGAACAAGCAGATCAGTCCGGTGTTTTGCCTCAATGCCGAGGTGCACCACGCCATCGAGCTGCATTACGGTTCGGAGAAGAGCGTGCATGAATTGATCGACCAGCTGGAGTCGAGCCAAGGTACGATCCTGGCGCAACTCAAGCCCGAAGAGCTCGCGGGCATGAGTGAATCCCAGTCGATTATCAATCTCTGCAATTCCCTTCTGTACCTGGCGATCAAGGAGCGGGCTTCGGACATCCACATCGAGCCTCGTCAGGATTACACCAATATCCGCTTTCGTATCGACGGTCGCTTGCAGGATATTTTCAAAATTGCCAGCGCGCTGTATGCTCCGCTGAAGTCCCGGATCAAGATTCTCTGCAACCTCAACATTGCGGAGGTGCGCTTTCCGCAGGACGGCCGCTTCTCTCTTCCGCTGGGCACCGAACAGGTGAATTTCCGGGTGTCTTGTATCCCTACGATCAACGGGGAGAAGCTGGTGCTTCGTATTCTGGCCCTGACCGGCAAGAAGGATTTCAAGACGCTGGACCAGATGTTCATTTCCCCAGCGGTGCTGGAGCCGTTCAAGCGGGTGATCAAGAGCCCGAACGGTATGATCTTTGTCACGGGGCCGACCGGTTCCGGCAAGTCCACGACGCTTTACGCGGCCTTACACGAGCTGAACACGCCGGAAAATAATATTTGTACGATTGAGGATCCGGTCGAAACGCGGATGGAAGGCATCATCCAGTCGCAGGTGAACGCCTCCATCGATCTTAAGTTTTCCACCTTGCTCCGTTCTCTTCTGCGTCAGGATCCGGATATTATTCTTGTCGGGGAAATTCGCGACCTGGAGACGGCCAAGATCGCCACGGAGGCTGCCTTGACCGGTCACTTGGTCTTCTCGACCCTGCATACGAACAATGCGATTCAGGCGGTGGTACGCCTCATTGAAATCGGGATTGAGCCCTACATGGTCGCACCCTCGATTCTGGCAGTCATGTCCCAGCGCCTGGCTGCGCGTATCTGCGAGACTTGCAAGAAAGCTTATACGCCGGACCCTGAAGTTCTGGCTAACTATTTCTACGATGCGGATCAAGTGGAGAGTCCTGTGTTCTATCATGGGCGCGGCTGTCCCCACTGCCGTGAGACTGGCTACCATGGCCGGATTGCCTTCCATGAATTGGTTCTCATCACCGAGGCGTTGCGCACCTTGATCGCCCAAGGGGCCGGCGACCAGAAATTAGCGGCCGAAGCGGCCCGCGTCGGCTACCGTCCTTTGCGCTATGACGGTTTGAAGAAGGTGCTTCTCGGCTTTACCACCATCGAGGAGCTTGAGGCGCATGCCTCCTTTGACTGGGTGACCCCGGTCGAGTAG
- a CDS encoding response regulator transcription factor has protein sequence MSHSPKPLIVIAEDDKDLATLIATQLEVAGMDNQICNDASHAMRFLKNNFANLLLLDVHLPDSTGFSLMDELRQSNIELPVIFLTGENAEVQKVKALEMGGDDYITKPFGFPELIARINAVLRRAETSGDANITRNATTTDQPFDFCGAKVNPQRLEITFPDDETESIGRKELGIFSYLASHPNSVLTRKNLIHSVWGIHADVRSRSLDQYIVKIRDLYKRHDLSLDAFRTVHGVGYIYDVKEPE, from the coding sequence ATGAGTCATTCACCCAAACCGCTCATCGTCATAGCCGAAGACGATAAGGATCTCGCCACATTAATTGCCACGCAACTGGAAGTTGCCGGTATGGACAACCAAATCTGCAACGATGCGAGCCATGCCATGCGCTTCCTCAAGAATAATTTCGCCAATCTGCTCTTGCTGGATGTGCATCTGCCGGATTCCACGGGCTTCAGCCTGATGGATGAGCTGCGTCAGAGCAACATTGAGCTGCCGGTGATTTTCCTCACAGGTGAAAACGCAGAGGTCCAAAAGGTCAAAGCACTCGAAATGGGTGGGGATGACTACATTACCAAGCCATTCGGTTTCCCCGAGTTGATTGCACGCATCAACGCGGTGCTTCGCCGGGCTGAAACGTCGGGCGATGCCAACATCACCCGCAATGCCACCACAACCGACCAGCCTTTCGACTTCTGTGGAGCCAAGGTGAATCCACAACGTCTGGAAATCACCTTTCCCGACGACGAAACCGAAAGTATCGGCCGCAAGGAGCTCGGCATCTTCTCCTACCTCGCCTCGCATCCGAATTCCGTGCTGACGCGTAAAAACCTGATCCATTCCGTTTGGGGCATCCATGCCGATGTGCGCAGCCGCTCGCTGGACCAGTATATCGTCAAGATCCGCGACCTCTACAAACGGCACGACCTGAGCCTCGACGCCTTCCGTACCGTCCACGGCGTCGGTTACATCTACGACGTCAAGGAACCGGAATAA
- the bcp gene encoding thioredoxin-dependent thiol peroxidase — protein MARPQPLEPGRKTPDFTYEKDGETISSDQLGAPHLIYFYPKDDTPGCTREACAIRDIWSEFEAAGLQVVGVSKDSMASHTKFQTKHRLPFPLISDEDFTLAKAFGVFGEKKFMGKIYDGVHRMSFLVAADGTILKTYPKVKPDAHAKEVIEDLSLLNT, from the coding sequence ATGGCACGTCCACAACCCCTAGAACCCGGCCGGAAAACACCCGACTTCACCTACGAAAAAGACGGAGAAACCATCTCCAGCGACCAACTCGGCGCCCCCCACTTGATTTATTTCTATCCTAAGGATGACACTCCGGGGTGCACCCGGGAGGCTTGCGCGATCCGGGACATCTGGTCTGAATTCGAAGCCGCCGGCCTGCAGGTTGTCGGGGTGAGCAAGGACAGTATGGCATCCCATACAAAATTCCAAACGAAGCATAGACTACCATTTCCCCTAATTTCGGATGAAGATTTCACCCTAGCTAAAGCCTTTGGCGTCTTCGGAGAGAAGAAATTTATGGGGAAAATCTACGATGGAGTGCATCGGATGTCTTTCCTAGTTGCAGCCGACGGCACCATCCTCAAGACCTACCCGAAAGTCAAACCTGACGCACACGCTAAAGAAGTCATCGAAGACCTGTCATTGTTAAACACCTAA
- the hisG gene encoding ATP phosphoribosyltransferase, whose translation MDKTPILMLGLPKGSLEEATIKLFAKAGFEISKSSRSYRPSFDDAELDGRFVRAQEVSRYVEHGYFDCGLTGQDWVHENGSDVVEVCDLVYSRASNRRSRWVIAVPEASDIHTVKDLEGKRIATEVVNTTRNYLKENGVNAEVEFSWGATEVKVPDLVDAICDLTETGNSLRANKLRIVDSILYTNTVLIANKRAWEDKWKREKIETIAMLLKSALEAHSKVGLKLNIERSKLDAVLADLPALRNPTVNQLTDDAWVAIDTVIDEKVVREIIPALKARGAEGIIEYPLNKVVY comes from the coding sequence ATGGACAAGACACCCATACTGATGCTCGGCCTGCCCAAGGGAAGCCTCGAAGAGGCGACCATCAAGCTATTCGCCAAGGCGGGCTTTGAAATCTCCAAGAGCTCCCGCTCGTATCGTCCTTCCTTTGACGATGCTGAGCTGGACGGGCGCTTTGTGCGCGCCCAGGAAGTGAGCCGCTATGTTGAACATGGATACTTCGACTGCGGTTTGACGGGACAGGACTGGGTGCATGAAAACGGTTCGGATGTGGTCGAAGTCTGTGACCTGGTCTACAGCCGCGCCTCCAACCGTCGATCCCGCTGGGTGATCGCGGTGCCGGAAGCCTCCGATATCCACACGGTGAAGGATCTGGAAGGCAAGCGTATCGCTACCGAGGTGGTCAACACGACCCGCAATTACCTCAAAGAAAACGGGGTGAATGCCGAAGTTGAGTTTTCCTGGGGTGCGACCGAGGTGAAGGTGCCGGATCTGGTGGATGCGATCTGCGACTTGACCGAGACCGGGAATTCGCTGCGCGCCAACAAGTTACGTATCGTCGATAGCATCCTTTACACGAATACCGTACTCATCGCCAACAAGAGGGCCTGGGAAGACAAGTGGAAGCGCGAGAAGATCGAGACGATCGCGATGCTGCTGAAGTCCGCCCTGGAAGCGCATTCCAAGGTTGGGCTGAAGCTGAATATCGAGCGCTCCAAGCTGGATGCGGTGCTGGCGGACCTGCCGGCCCTGCGTAATCCGACGGTGAACCAGCTGACTGACGATGCCTGGGTGGCGATTGATACCGTGATCGACGAGAAAGTCGTGCGCGAAATCATCCCGGCCTTGAAGGCGCGCGGTGCCGAGGGTATCATTGAATATCCTTTGAACAAGGTGGTCTATTAG